One segment of Rhodopirellula baltica SH 1 DNA contains the following:
- a CDS encoding DUF3302 domain-containing protein, which yields MLTRDSVLGLIITAFSISNIEPAMEYGLQSAGPALRIVSLVFLLVFAVLILACIVGLAALPGKIARRRHHPFADAVNVAGWLGLPTGIVWVLAMVWAHMGPRGNNVSTDQTNRLATQVRQLETLVDSLEQTQSGAQS from the coding sequence TTGCTTACCAGAGACAGCGTTTTGGGACTCATCATCACCGCGTTTTCTATCTCGAACATCGAGCCTGCCATGGAATATGGACTGCAATCCGCCGGCCCGGCGCTTCGCATTGTCTCACTGGTTTTCCTACTCGTCTTTGCTGTGTTGATCTTGGCCTGCATCGTGGGCTTGGCCGCCCTCCCAGGCAAAATCGCCCGCCGACGACACCATCCATTCGCCGACGCGGTCAATGTCGCCGGCTGGCTGGGTTTGCCCACTGGAATCGTTTGGGTGCTGGCAATGGTTTGGGCACACATGGGGCCTCGTGGTAACAACGTCTCAACCGACCAGACCAATCGACTTGCCACCCAAGTCCGACAACTTGAAACGCTGGTGGATTCACTTGAGCAAACTCAAAGCGGAGCCCAGTCATGA
- a CDS encoding HlyD family secretion protein, translating into MSWILGGVYCGIIWLVFAKLKLMRLSLPLAIILASVGPGLIVVLLFCAQYFHPYTKQAIVIAQIDPITAQLSTNGRVKEVFVSPNVPIQAGDVLFTVDPIPYENAVEVAKAGLEQAKQNVQLSESTVELSRATLVRAKADLTYATNDRDRYQKLRESGGASQDELERAVTLFQQSDAALTQAEQSLKQAGISVGVAKAKQTQAETTLANAEYDLQQTTVKAPADGYVTNLQVHPGMLLGPATGPVMSFIRDTDERQKGVVVAVFVEKNFLRIRTDQYAELAMDAYPGEILTGRVLNSINVSGKGQLVAGGMVPTDLADGKPTQFAVRIQLDDVDSYPLPGGAQGQAAVYTGDVQIAGIPIMFLIRANSWMNYLF; encoded by the coding sequence ATGAGTTGGATTCTCGGCGGCGTCTACTGCGGAATCATTTGGTTGGTCTTCGCAAAGCTGAAGCTCATGCGACTTTCATTGCCCTTGGCCATCATCCTTGCATCGGTTGGTCCCGGATTGATCGTCGTCCTTTTGTTCTGCGCCCAGTACTTTCACCCTTACACGAAGCAAGCGATTGTCATCGCCCAAATCGATCCGATCACCGCTCAACTATCGACCAACGGCCGGGTGAAGGAAGTTTTCGTCTCGCCCAACGTACCGATCCAAGCGGGCGATGTTTTGTTCACCGTGGATCCGATTCCATACGAGAACGCGGTGGAGGTTGCCAAGGCGGGACTCGAGCAAGCCAAGCAGAATGTTCAGCTTTCCGAGTCGACCGTTGAACTTTCACGCGCGACACTCGTGCGTGCCAAAGCCGATCTGACCTATGCGACCAATGATCGCGATCGTTACCAAAAGCTTCGCGAATCGGGAGGCGCCAGCCAGGACGAACTGGAACGCGCAGTGACTCTCTTTCAACAATCCGACGCCGCTCTGACTCAGGCCGAACAATCTCTGAAACAAGCCGGCATCTCGGTTGGAGTTGCAAAAGCAAAACAGACACAAGCCGAAACGACGTTGGCAAACGCGGAGTACGACCTTCAGCAAACCACCGTCAAAGCACCCGCGGATGGCTATGTGACCAACCTTCAGGTTCATCCCGGCATGCTGCTGGGACCGGCAACCGGCCCAGTCATGTCGTTCATTCGTGACACGGACGAACGTCAAAAAGGCGTCGTCGTCGCGGTGTTCGTCGAAAAGAACTTCTTAAGGATCAGGACCGATCAATACGCAGAACTAGCAATGGACGCCTATCCAGGTGAGATACTAACCGGGCGAGTGCTCAACTCGATCAATGTTTCCGGCAAGGGTCAATTGGTCGCCGGCGGCATGGTCCCAACGGACTTAGCGGACGGAAAACCAACGCAATTCGCGGTTCGGATCCAGCTTGACGACGTTGATTCGTACCCGCTGCCCGGCGGTGCACAAGGGCAAGCCGCTGTCTATACTGGCGACGTCCAAATTGCCGGAATTCCTATCATGTTTCTTATCCGTGCGAACAGTTGGATGAACTATCTCTTCTAA